The following are encoded together in the Labrys wisconsinensis genome:
- a CDS encoding ABC transporter substrate-binding protein yields MTATARSLTRRRLAFMAAAAFVVAGLAAGRPAEAAATSIPIIVKDTTSFYWQIVLAGARKAGKDLGVEVPELGAQSEADINGQISILENAVANKPAAIVIAPTQRAALGKPIDEAAASVKIIGIDSAADSKAFTSFLTTDNVQGGRIAADGLAEAIKAKYGTAEGEIALITHLPGVGSLDERAKGFKEELAAKYPGLKLVANKVSDGTANGGLNITTDLLTAFPNLRGIFASNLIQAQGAGQAVAENKAQDKVKLVGFDSDDKLVKFLKDGVIAALVVQDPFRMGYDGVKTALAASKGEKVEAFVDTGANLITQANINEPRSQELLNPKVK; encoded by the coding sequence ATGACAGCAACAGCCCGGAGCCTCACCCGCCGCCGCCTCGCCTTCATGGCTGCAGCCGCGTTCGTGGTCGCCGGTCTCGCCGCAGGCCGGCCCGCCGAGGCCGCCGCCACGTCGATTCCGATCATCGTCAAGGACACCACCTCGTTCTACTGGCAGATCGTGCTCGCCGGCGCGCGCAAGGCCGGCAAGGACCTCGGCGTCGAGGTGCCCGAACTCGGCGCCCAGTCCGAAGCCGACATCAACGGCCAGATCTCGATCCTCGAGAACGCCGTGGCCAACAAGCCAGCCGCCATCGTCATTGCGCCGACCCAGCGCGCCGCCCTCGGCAAGCCGATCGACGAGGCCGCCGCGTCGGTCAAGATCATCGGCATCGACTCGGCCGCGGACTCCAAGGCCTTCACGTCGTTCCTCACCACCGACAACGTGCAGGGCGGGCGCATCGCTGCCGATGGCCTGGCGGAGGCCATCAAGGCCAAGTACGGCACGGCGGAGGGGGAGATCGCGCTCATCACCCATCTGCCGGGAGTGGGATCGCTCGACGAGCGCGCCAAGGGCTTCAAGGAGGAGCTGGCGGCCAAGTATCCCGGCCTGAAGCTCGTCGCCAACAAGGTCTCGGACGGCACGGCGAACGGGGGCCTCAACATCACGACCGATCTGTTGACGGCCTTCCCGAACCTGCGGGGCATCTTCGCTTCGAACCTGATCCAGGCCCAGGGCGCCGGCCAGGCCGTTGCCGAGAACAAGGCCCAGGACAAGGTCAAGCTGGTCGGCTTCGACAGCGACGACAAGCTCGTCAAGTTCCTCAAGGACGGCGTCATCGCCGCGCTCGTCGTTCAGGACCCGTTCCGAATGGGCTATGATGGCGTCAAGACTGCTCTCGCCGCCTCCAAGGGCGAGAAGGTCGAGGCCTTCGTCGACACCGGCGCCAACCTCATCACCCAGGCCAACATCAACGAGCCGCGGTCCCAGGAGCTGCTCAATCCGAAGGTGAAGTGA
- a CDS encoding sugar ABC transporter ATP-binding protein, giving the protein MSGSDAIASGAAFGEAPILELRRLDKRFAGTHALKSVDLAFQAGEIHAIVGENGAGKSTLIKLLTGVHTRSSGEVLWQGRPVALTTPHEAIDLGINAVHQEVVLCPHLTVAANMFLGDEQVRFGLLKERAMVGAAQAILDELGFSLPANVLLSDLTIGQQQLIAAARAATRGTRFLIFDEPTAYLTRQEAAQLFALIRRLKTQGVTIVYISHRMEEVFELADRVSVLRDGSLIGTRAIGATTEAELIALMINRAIEQIYHKEQIATGGRILETRGLSGQGFSDVSLTVHEGQIVGLYGLIGAGRSECVTSIFGRHPTTGGQVIWQGRPVAIRSERDAIRLGMALAPESRRDQGLCLNLGVGHNLNLPVYDRLTRGVTISGRLEKEHADRQIGDLRIKTQSRSAPAFSLSGGNQQKIVIGKWLNHGAKLFIFDEPTVGVDVGTKAEIYRLFSALLEGGAGIILISSYLPEVYELSDELHVFRAGRQVATHAFKAVSHEQILSEAIGV; this is encoded by the coding sequence ATGAGCGGATCAGACGCAATCGCGAGCGGGGCGGCCTTTGGCGAGGCGCCGATCCTCGAGCTCAGGCGGCTCGACAAGCGCTTCGCCGGAACCCACGCCCTGAAATCCGTGGATCTCGCCTTCCAGGCCGGCGAAATCCACGCGATCGTCGGCGAGAACGGCGCCGGCAAGTCGACGCTGATCAAGCTGCTGACCGGTGTCCATACGCGCTCGTCCGGCGAGGTGCTGTGGCAAGGCAGGCCGGTTGCGCTCACTACGCCCCATGAGGCCATCGATCTCGGCATCAACGCCGTTCACCAGGAAGTGGTGCTCTGCCCGCACCTGACCGTCGCCGCCAACATGTTTCTCGGCGACGAGCAGGTCCGCTTCGGCCTGCTCAAGGAGCGGGCCATGGTGGGGGCGGCCCAGGCCATCCTCGACGAGCTCGGCTTCAGCCTGCCCGCGAACGTGCTGCTGTCGGACCTGACCATCGGCCAGCAGCAGCTGATCGCTGCCGCCCGCGCCGCAACGCGCGGCACCCGGTTCCTGATCTTCGACGAGCCCACGGCCTATCTGACGAGGCAGGAAGCGGCCCAGCTCTTCGCGCTCATCCGGCGGCTGAAGACGCAAGGCGTGACCATCGTCTATATCAGCCATCGCATGGAGGAGGTCTTCGAGCTCGCCGACCGGGTGTCGGTGCTGCGCGACGGCAGCCTGATCGGCACGCGCGCCATCGGCGCCACCACCGAGGCCGAGCTGATCGCGCTGATGATCAACCGCGCGATCGAGCAGATCTATCACAAGGAGCAGATCGCGACGGGGGGCCGGATCCTCGAGACGCGCGGCCTCTCGGGCCAGGGTTTCAGCGACGTCTCGCTCACCGTGCATGAAGGCCAGATCGTCGGGCTGTACGGTCTCATCGGCGCCGGCCGCAGCGAATGCGTCACCAGCATCTTCGGCCGCCACCCGACGACGGGGGGGCAGGTCATCTGGCAGGGGCGGCCCGTTGCCATCCGCAGCGAGCGCGATGCCATCCGTCTCGGCATGGCCCTGGCGCCGGAAAGCCGGCGCGACCAGGGCCTGTGCCTCAACCTCGGCGTCGGCCACAACCTCAATCTTCCCGTCTACGACCGCCTGACCCGTGGCGTGACCATCTCCGGCAGGCTGGAGAAGGAGCATGCCGATCGGCAGATCGGCGATCTCAGGATCAAGACGCAGAGCCGCAGCGCGCCGGCCTTCAGCCTGTCGGGTGGCAACCAGCAGAAGATCGTCATCGGCAAATGGCTCAATCACGGGGCCAAGCTCTTCATCTTCGACGAGCCGACCGTCGGCGTCGACGTCGGCACGAAGGCGGAGATCTACAGGCTCTTCTCGGCGCTGCTGGAAGGGGGAGCGGGCATCATCCTGATCTCGTCCTACCTGCCGGAGGTCTATGAGCTTTCGGACGAGCTGCATGTCTTCCGGGCGGGAAGGCAGGTCGCGACCCACGCCTTCAAGGCCGTGTCGCACGAACAGATTCTCAGCGAAGCGATCGGCGTCTGA